Proteins co-encoded in one Hymenobacter swuensis DY53 genomic window:
- a CDS encoding RlpA-like double-psi beta-barrel domain-containing protein produces MSIALFLLTFLFPPRTISVPALALPSTVASLSPRQVSVAIPVIALKKAPKTLSYRVTATTYWPEVGQTDAAPMETADGSIIPARHSSKTRWLAVSRDMLDKWGGPFHFGEKVRVSGISDALDGVYIIHDTMNRRHRHCVDVLVNERECKNGLEGLWPDIRLSKLAPEPVWEAS; encoded by the coding sequence ATGTCCATTGCGTTATTCCTACTAACCTTCCTCTTTCCCCCCCGCACTATTTCTGTCCCGGCTCTGGCCCTGCCTTCCACCGTTGCCAGCCTGAGCCCCCGCCAGGTATCCGTCGCCATACCGGTAATTGCCTTGAAAAAGGCGCCCAAAACGTTGTCGTACCGCGTGACGGCAACCACTTACTGGCCCGAAGTGGGCCAGACCGACGCCGCCCCGATGGAAACTGCTGACGGCTCCATCATTCCGGCCCGTCATTCCAGCAAAACCCGCTGGCTCGCCGTTTCCCGCGACATGCTCGATAAATGGGGTGGACCCTTCCACTTCGGCGAAAAAGTACGCGTGAGCGGTATTTCCGACGCCCTCGATGGCGTCTACATCATTCATGATACCATGAACCGCCGCCACCGCCACTGCGTGGATGTGCTGGTGAATGAGCGGGAGTGCAAAAACGGCCTCGAAGGCCTCTGGCCCGATATCCGGCTCAGCAAACTTGCCCCCGAACCCGTTTGGGAAGCCAGCTAA
- a CDS encoding group III truncated hemoglobin — protein MATTASPAPLPDIRTETDVRRLVDAFYQRVQADDLIGPIFEAVVQGQWPRHLATMYDFWSGLLLGSSRYRGRPFPKHLALPIDSRHFRRWLTLFVETVEAHFQGTVADEAIYRAGTIAAVFEHRIAQARNSLHIL, from the coding sequence ATGGCAACTACTGCTTCTCCCGCTCCCCTGCCCGATATCCGGACGGAAACTGATGTACGCCGGCTGGTTGATGCCTTCTACCAGCGTGTGCAGGCCGATGACCTCATCGGCCCCATTTTCGAAGCAGTAGTGCAGGGCCAGTGGCCCCGTCACTTGGCCACGATGTATGATTTCTGGAGTGGCTTGCTGCTGGGTAGCAGCCGCTACCGGGGCCGCCCGTTTCCCAAACACCTGGCCCTGCCTATTGACAGCCGCCACTTCCGCCGCTGGCTCACGCTGTTTGTGGAAACGGTGGAAGCGCACTTCCAGGGAACGGTTGCCGATGAGGCTATATATCGGGCAGGCACTATTGCTGCCGTGTTCGAGCACCGCATTGCGCAGGCCCGCAACTCCTTGCATATTCTGTAA
- a CDS encoding group III truncated hemoglobin has translation MVTLTTLPDLRTEGDIKTLVDTAFSKANDDELLAPLCHAVARVHWPRHLTSLYDYWSNALLGTTRYQEGQLVPLHSALPMKGPHFQRWAEMLQRTVEEKFAGSKAEEAIHKVATLASNSRAA, from the coding sequence ATGGTTACCCTGACTACTCTTCCTGATCTGCGTACCGAGGGCGACATCAAGACGCTGGTGGACACTGCCTTTAGTAAAGCCAACGACGACGAGTTACTGGCCCCGCTCTGCCACGCGGTAGCCCGGGTACACTGGCCCCGCCACCTTACCTCCCTCTATGATTACTGGAGCAATGCCTTGCTTGGCACCACCCGGTATCAGGAAGGGCAGTTGGTACCGTTGCATTCCGCCCTGCCCATGAAGGGCCCGCACTTCCAACGGTGGGCCGAAATGCTGCAGCGCACTGTCGAAGAAAAATTTGCCGGCTCCAAAGCCGAAGAAGCTATTCATAAAGTAGCAACGCTGGCCTCCAACTCCCGCGCTGCCTGA
- a CDS encoding DUF1206 domain-containing protein, translated as MSTVDTLRAAVPTSPSSGIRALARFGFAAKGAVYLLMGILALLAATGQQGGQTTDKKQAVLTLQSLPGGPMLLGLIAFGLLGYIVWRFTQAVVDTESKGSDAKGLGRRIGYAGSGLLYASLAWYAAKLAMNGSADAGGNTQQTLTARVLNWPGGEWIIILVGVIIIGSGLYQIYNAYSGSFHKHVNSSDIPAGQQNTVYRIGQLGYTARGVVMAIIGYFFVQAGRQHRAAAVGSTDEAFDLLASMGPVVLGIVALGLMAYGLYMLVQAKYPVLKRI; from the coding sequence ATGTCAACTGTCGATACGCTACGGGCCGCAGTGCCTACTTCTCCCTCTTCCGGTATCCGGGCGCTGGCCCGCTTTGGCTTTGCGGCCAAAGGTGCCGTTTACCTGCTGATGGGCATCCTGGCTTTGCTGGCGGCTACCGGCCAGCAAGGTGGCCAGACTACCGATAAAAAACAGGCCGTTCTTACGCTGCAAAGCCTGCCCGGCGGGCCCATGCTGCTGGGCCTTATAGCCTTCGGGCTGCTCGGCTACATTGTGTGGCGCTTCACGCAGGCAGTAGTAGATACCGAAAGCAAAGGCTCCGATGCCAAAGGCTTGGGCCGCCGCATCGGGTACGCGGGCAGTGGCCTGCTGTACGCCAGCCTAGCCTGGTATGCCGCCAAGCTGGCCATGAACGGCTCTGCTGACGCCGGTGGCAACACCCAGCAAACCCTCACGGCCCGCGTGCTGAACTGGCCGGGTGGCGAGTGGATCATCATTCTGGTAGGTGTAATCATTATTGGAAGCGGCTTGTATCAGATCTATAACGCCTACTCCGGCTCCTTCCACAAGCATGTCAACAGCTCCGACATTCCGGCGGGCCAGCAGAATACCGTGTACCGCATCGGTCAGCTCGGTTACACAGCCCGGGGCGTGGTAATGGCCATTATCGGTTACTTCTTCGTGCAGGCTGGCCGCCAGCACCGCGCTGCCGCCGTGGGCAGCACCGACGAAGCGTTTGACTTGCTGGCGTCTATGGGTCCGGTCGTGCTGGGCATTGTGGCGCTGGGTTTGATGGCCTACGGCCTCTACATGCTGGTGCAAGCCAAGTACCCGGTACTCAAGCGTATCTAA
- a CDS encoding 2-oxoglutarate dehydrogenase E1 component: MDANSYIANAHGDYLDNLYQSYKADPQSVDASWQKFFEGFDFAQQYPEDGMPQADGEGVLTTSASTNQAGAVRAVDTVAADKETQVRNLIHAYRSRGHLVAKTNPVRERKDRKARLNIADFGLSDADLDTKFKNGEVLGLGSEATLREIVAALQKVYTRTIGFEYMYIRDPQVLDWFREKVEKDSLSFNPGVEYKKRILKKLNEAVVFENFLHTKFLGQKRFSLEGGETTIPALDAIINKASELGVQEVMIGMAHRGRLNVLANIMGKTYEQIFSEFEGTAVPDLTMGDGDVKYHMGYSSEVETEGGKKVNLKLAPNPSHLEAVNPVVEGFVRAKIEHQYGGDYHQILPILIHGDAALAGQGIGYELTQMSLLEGYRTGGTLHFVINNQVGFTTDFEDARSSIYSTDLAKIIDAPVLHVNGDDPEAVVFAVRLATEYRQQFHADIFIDMVCYRRHGHNESDEPKFTQPTLYNLISKHQNPREVYNAMLVQRGDVDAQLAQQMDKEFRDTLQARLDMVKQKPLPYNYQALENEWRSLRRSKPEDFEKSPETGISEEVVAKVGKALTTLPEGFRPLKQIEKLMEERKKMFFETRMLNWAAGELLAYGSLLDEKHIVRVSGQDVQRGTFSHRHAVLHDAETSAPYNSLNYIGEGQEKLSIYNSLLSEYAVLGFEFGYAMANPTALVIWEAQFGDFANGAQTMIDQFIVSSESKWQRMNGVVLQLPHGYEGQGPEHSNARPERFLQLAAENNIIVANMTTPANFFHALRRQLTWEFRKPLVVMSPKSMLRHPLCVSPVEEFTSGHFREVLGDVYADAKKVKRVLLCSGKVYFDLLDEQQQSGRTDVAIVRLEQLHPFPKKQLDAELAKYPKAKVYWVQEEPENMGYWNYLLRFMRRELEDVISRKPSASPATGYNKVHVKEQKDLVARAFDKPKEAVADDNIKATAEVAKKQD; the protein is encoded by the coding sequence ATGGACGCCAACTCTTATATCGCCAACGCCCACGGCGACTACCTCGACAACCTGTACCAGTCTTATAAGGCCGACCCGCAGTCGGTGGATGCGAGCTGGCAGAAATTCTTTGAAGGCTTCGACTTCGCCCAGCAGTACCCCGAAGACGGGATGCCGCAGGCCGATGGCGAAGGCGTACTGACCACCTCGGCCAGCACCAACCAGGCCGGCGCCGTCCGGGCTGTGGATACGGTGGCGGCCGACAAGGAAACGCAGGTACGCAACCTCATTCACGCCTACCGCAGCCGCGGCCATTTGGTGGCCAAAACCAACCCGGTGCGCGAGCGGAAGGACCGTAAGGCCCGCCTCAACATTGCCGACTTCGGCCTGAGCGACGCCGACCTCGATACCAAATTCAAGAACGGCGAAGTGCTGGGCTTGGGCTCGGAAGCCACGCTGCGCGAGATTGTGGCCGCTTTGCAGAAGGTGTACACCCGCACCATCGGCTTCGAGTACATGTACATCCGCGACCCGCAGGTACTCGATTGGTTCCGCGAGAAGGTGGAGAAGGACTCGCTGAGCTTCAACCCTGGCGTGGAGTACAAGAAGCGCATCCTCAAGAAGCTAAACGAGGCCGTGGTGTTCGAGAACTTCCTGCACACGAAGTTCCTGGGCCAGAAGCGCTTCTCGCTGGAAGGCGGCGAAACCACCATCCCGGCCCTCGATGCTATTATTAACAAGGCCTCGGAGCTGGGCGTGCAGGAGGTGATGATTGGCATGGCCCACCGCGGCCGCCTGAACGTGCTGGCCAACATCATGGGCAAAACCTACGAGCAGATTTTCTCAGAATTCGAGGGAACGGCCGTACCGGACCTAACCATGGGCGACGGCGACGTGAAGTACCACATGGGCTATTCGTCGGAGGTGGAAACGGAAGGTGGTAAGAAAGTGAACCTGAAGCTGGCCCCCAACCCCTCCCACCTGGAGGCGGTGAACCCGGTGGTGGAAGGCTTCGTGCGCGCCAAGATTGAGCACCAGTACGGTGGCGACTACCACCAGATTCTGCCCATCCTAATTCACGGCGACGCGGCGCTGGCTGGCCAGGGCATCGGCTACGAGCTGACCCAGATGTCACTGCTGGAAGGCTACCGCACCGGCGGCACGCTGCACTTCGTGATTAACAACCAGGTGGGCTTCACCACCGATTTCGAGGACGCCCGCTCTTCAATTTACAGCACCGACCTCGCAAAGATCATCGACGCGCCGGTGCTGCACGTGAACGGCGACGACCCCGAGGCCGTGGTATTTGCCGTGCGTCTCGCCACCGAGTACCGTCAGCAGTTCCACGCCGATATCTTCATTGATATGGTGTGCTACCGCCGCCATGGCCACAACGAGTCGGACGAGCCCAAGTTCACCCAGCCCACGCTCTACAACCTCATCAGCAAGCACCAGAACCCCCGCGAGGTGTACAACGCCATGCTGGTACAGCGCGGCGACGTGGACGCGCAGTTGGCCCAGCAGATGGACAAGGAGTTCCGCGACACCCTGCAGGCCCGCCTGGATATGGTGAAGCAGAAGCCGCTGCCCTACAACTACCAGGCCCTCGAAAACGAGTGGCGCAGCCTGCGCCGCAGCAAGCCCGAGGACTTCGAGAAGTCGCCGGAAACCGGTATCAGCGAGGAAGTGGTGGCCAAAGTAGGCAAGGCTCTGACCACGCTGCCCGAAGGCTTCCGCCCCCTGAAGCAGATTGAAAAGCTGATGGAGGAGCGCAAGAAGATGTTCTTCGAGACGCGCATGCTGAACTGGGCCGCCGGCGAGCTGCTGGCCTACGGCTCCCTGCTCGATGAGAAGCACATTGTGCGCGTAAGCGGCCAGGACGTGCAGCGCGGCACGTTCTCGCACCGCCACGCCGTGTTGCACGACGCCGAAACCTCGGCCCCGTATAACTCGCTGAACTACATCGGCGAAGGCCAGGAGAAGCTGAGCATCTACAACTCGCTGCTGAGCGAATACGCGGTGCTGGGCTTTGAATTCGGCTACGCCATGGCCAACCCCACGGCCCTGGTAATCTGGGAAGCCCAGTTCGGCGACTTCGCCAACGGCGCCCAGACCATGATTGACCAGTTCATTGTGAGCAGTGAAAGCAAGTGGCAGCGCATGAACGGTGTGGTGCTGCAGCTGCCCCACGGCTACGAAGGCCAGGGCCCGGAGCACTCCAACGCCCGCCCCGAGCGGTTCCTGCAGCTGGCCGCCGAAAACAACATCATCGTGGCCAACATGACCACGCCGGCTAACTTCTTCCATGCGCTGCGCCGCCAGCTGACCTGGGAGTTCCGCAAGCCGCTGGTAGTGATGTCGCCGAAGTCGATGCTGCGCCACCCGCTGTGCGTGTCGCCGGTGGAGGAGTTCACCTCCGGCCACTTCCGCGAGGTGCTCGGCGACGTGTACGCCGACGCCAAGAAGGTGAAGCGCGTGCTGCTGTGCTCGGGTAAAGTGTACTTTGATTTGCTGGACGAGCAGCAGCAGTCGGGCCGCACCGACGTGGCCATTGTGCGCCTGGAGCAGCTGCATCCCTTCCCCAAAAAGCAGCTCGACGCCGAGCTGGCCAAGTACCCTAAAGCTAAGGTGTACTGGGTGCAGGAAGAGCCCGAGAACATGGGCTACTGGAACTACCTGCTGCGCTTCATGCGCCGCGAGCTGGAAGACGTGATTTCGCGCAAGCCCTCGGCCTCGCCGGCTACCGGCTACAACAAGGTGCACGTGAAGGAGCAGAAGGACCTCGTGGCCCGCGCCTTCGACAAGCCCAAGGAAGCCGTGGCCGACGATAACATCAAAGCCACCGCCGAAGTAGCCAAGAAGCAGGACTAG
- the odhB gene encoding 2-oxoglutarate dehydrogenase complex dihydrolipoyllysine-residue succinyltransferase has translation MGLEIKIPAVGESITEVTIAKWLKADGDTVKRDEILAELESDKATFELPAEADGVLKIRVAEGETIGIGTTIAEIDGAGAAAAPAAPAAAAPAASAPAAPAADPVSQGEQNPTASDQAGYGGQPAGGAAAPAAAPASNGGDATVEMTIPAVGESITEVTVAKWLKEDGAQVQRDEIIAELESDKATFELPAEGTGILRHAAKEGETIGIGATIARIEGGNGAAAPAPAAAPAAGQAAPAAAAPAASATTSYATGTPSPAAGKILGEKGISPADVQGSGRDGRITKEDAQNAQAKPAAPAPAAAAPAAPAAKPAAASQAAPAASGNRNVRRERMSNLRKTVARRLVSVKNETAMLTTFNEVNMQPIMDLRNKFKDKFKEKHSVGLGFMSFFTKAVCVALKEWPAVNAQIDGTDILYNDFCDISIAVSAPKGLVVPVIRNAEELSFDGIEKEIQRLAGLARDNKLTIEQMTGGTFTITNGGVFGSMMSTPIINAPQSAILGMHNIVQRPIAENGQVVIRPMMYLALSYDHRIIDGRESVSFLVRVKELLEDPTRLLLGV, from the coding sequence ATGGGTCTGGAAATTAAAATCCCCGCCGTCGGCGAGTCCATCACCGAAGTAACCATTGCCAAGTGGCTGAAAGCCGACGGTGACACCGTGAAGCGCGACGAGATTCTGGCCGAGCTGGAATCCGACAAAGCCACGTTCGAACTGCCCGCCGAGGCCGACGGCGTGCTGAAAATCCGCGTTGCCGAGGGCGAAACCATCGGCATCGGCACTACCATCGCCGAAATCGACGGTGCTGGTGCGGCTGCCGCGCCGGCCGCGCCGGCCGCGGCTGCTCCGGCAGCCAGTGCCCCCGCCGCTCCCGCTGCCGACCCGGTAAGCCAGGGCGAGCAGAACCCCACCGCCAGCGACCAGGCCGGCTACGGCGGTCAGCCCGCCGGTGGTGCCGCCGCTCCGGCTGCGGCTCCCGCCAGCAACGGCGGCGATGCTACCGTGGAAATGACGATTCCGGCCGTGGGCGAATCCATCACGGAAGTGACGGTGGCCAAGTGGCTGAAGGAAGATGGCGCCCAGGTACAGCGCGACGAAATCATTGCCGAACTAGAATCGGATAAAGCTACGTTTGAGTTGCCCGCCGAAGGCACCGGCATCCTGCGCCACGCCGCCAAGGAAGGCGAAACCATCGGTATCGGTGCTACCATTGCCCGCATCGAAGGCGGCAACGGTGCCGCCGCTCCGGCTCCCGCCGCTGCACCAGCTGCTGGCCAGGCTGCTCCGGCCGCTGCTGCTCCGGCGGCTTCGGCAACCACCAGCTACGCCACGGGCACGCCTTCGCCGGCAGCCGGCAAAATCCTCGGTGAGAAAGGCATTAGCCCCGCCGACGTGCAGGGCTCGGGCCGCGACGGCCGCATCACGAAAGAAGATGCCCAGAACGCCCAGGCCAAGCCTGCCGCGCCGGCTCCGGCCGCCGCTGCTCCCGCTGCTCCCGCTGCCAAGCCGGCTGCGGCATCCCAGGCGGCTCCGGCTGCCAGCGGTAACCGCAACGTGCGCCGTGAGCGGATGAGCAATCTGCGCAAGACTGTCGCCCGCCGTCTGGTGTCGGTGAAGAACGAGACGGCCATGCTCACCACCTTCAACGAGGTGAACATGCAGCCCATTATGGACCTGCGCAACAAGTTCAAGGACAAGTTCAAGGAGAAGCACAGCGTGGGCCTCGGCTTCATGTCGTTCTTCACCAAGGCCGTGTGCGTGGCCCTGAAAGAGTGGCCCGCCGTAAATGCCCAGATCGACGGCACCGACATCCTGTACAACGACTTCTGCGACATCAGCATTGCCGTATCGGCCCCCAAAGGGCTTGTGGTACCGGTAATCCGCAACGCCGAGGAGCTGTCGTTTGACGGCATCGAGAAGGAAATCCAGCGCCTTGCTGGCCTGGCCCGCGACAACAAGCTCACCATCGAGCAGATGACCGGCGGCACGTTCACCATCACCAACGGCGGCGTGTTCGGCTCCATGATGAGCACCCCGATTATCAACGCCCCGCAGTCGGCTATCCTCGGCATGCACAACATCGTGCAGCGCCCGATTGCCGAAAACGGCCAGGTGGTAATCCGCCCCATGATGTACCTGGCTTTGAGCTACGACCACCGCATCATCGACGGCCGCGAGTCGGTGTCGTTCCTGGTGCGCGTGAAAGAGCTGCTCGAGGACCCGACCCGCCTGTTGCTGGGCGTGTAA
- a CDS encoding DUF6799 domain-containing protein, whose protein sequence is MRVFTSLLFIFLLALGYRTQAQANDGFQRRDGTMYVVRNGEIRPMPHDVHLPNGRLITRDGFVVQRDGRRIELRDGQGCTLLGEETTISRRPDGHLQLASAVAPVPAAARYQAAVPRGWQGWLRGRGKGKFKHKGKKHDD, encoded by the coding sequence ATGCGCGTATTTACCAGCCTGCTGTTTATTTTCTTGCTTGCCCTTGGCTACCGAACTCAGGCGCAGGCCAACGATGGGTTTCAGCGGCGCGACGGTACGATGTACGTGGTGCGCAACGGTGAAATCCGACCTATGCCGCATGATGTTCACCTGCCCAACGGTCGCCTCATCACCCGCGACGGATTTGTGGTGCAGCGCGACGGCCGCCGCATCGAGCTGCGCGACGGCCAAGGTTGCACGCTGCTCGGCGAGGAAACCACTATCAGCCGCCGCCCCGATGGGCATTTGCAACTGGCCAGCGCGGTAGCACCAGTACCGGCTGCTGCGCGCTATCAAGCGGCGGTGCCTCGGGGGTGGCAGGGGTGGCTGCGTGGCCGGGGCAAAGGCAAGTTCAAGCACAAAGGCAAAAAGCACGACGACTAG
- a CDS encoding WG repeat-containing protein has translation MLHTYLAAPFASPTRQQQFEAVATALAAEPGTPFTLLLGNLSLASAPAIDAVLLRPRSLTIVQLVPGGGVLHIPDLRQAPWHLDGAVLELPDEALNPFVRFEQQRTLLARWLEEQLPPEAANLQFITGLVLFGAPVQFGPGVEARMAAVPSASTFHLLPDPARFTRRLAQLATPEIDLTPEDLEQLPQQLGLLAGSAAPASTTSFPTANNLLRQKAGQLWRWLGAEDMADLDRTSTGYEIDLDARNREKEELENLRAQLQQDMQQQLRALEDRENEREQRIAQLQQQLTVAPVAPEAPDLQAQLAAEKREKQVLEASVQTYRTDLETRNQELGAKIQQLENLIERLANSPVTPSPPTTAAASSPPPAAPLPPTGLPVATPTTFPAPDEVPASAPPVAAHQALPSSANEPVQRAQFGRPASARQSLGGAWARWWPVAQRWLAQQQARLQRSPQLRRLPALPKWAGYAAGGTAALVLAVGVTRCNKQDTPTTFEQQGRVGLLAANGDTLVPARYTSIGEFREGRSVVEQDGVFGFVQIDGQEVVKPAYDALYPYADGYARARVGGLYTFLTEQGEEFSTYYFAARNFTEGWAAVLDYQGWHYISGPEEPAAPVIFQEAYSFEQEVARVKTGGKFTFISPDYLADTTAGVAPFGRYTSATDFDAQGRARVVQNGRTFFIDRNGAEIKE, from the coding sequence ATGTTGCACACCTACCTTGCCGCTCCCTTTGCCTCTCCCACCCGCCAGCAGCAGTTTGAAGCTGTTGCGACGGCCCTCGCCGCCGAACCCGGCACTCCGTTCACGCTGCTGCTTGGCAACCTGAGCCTAGCCAGCGCACCCGCTATTGATGCGGTACTGCTACGGCCGCGCAGCCTTACCATTGTGCAGTTGGTACCTGGCGGCGGCGTACTGCACATTCCGGACCTGCGGCAGGCGCCCTGGCATCTGGATGGGGCCGTACTGGAGCTACCTGATGAAGCGCTTAACCCGTTCGTGCGGTTTGAGCAGCAAAGAACCTTATTGGCGCGCTGGCTGGAAGAACAGCTGCCCCCGGAAGCAGCTAATCTACAGTTTATTACCGGGCTGGTATTGTTTGGAGCACCGGTGCAATTTGGGCCGGGGGTAGAGGCCCGCATGGCGGCCGTACCATCCGCCTCTACGTTTCACTTGTTGCCCGACCCGGCCCGCTTTACCCGCCGCCTGGCTCAGCTGGCTACTCCGGAAATTGACCTGACACCCGAAGACCTGGAGCAGCTTCCTCAGCAGCTCGGCTTGTTGGCCGGGTCAGCTGCGCCCGCGTCTACCACCAGTTTCCCCACGGCCAATAACCTGCTGCGGCAAAAAGCCGGGCAGCTCTGGCGGTGGTTGGGGGCAGAGGATATGGCGGACCTTGATCGGACTTCAACAGGCTATGAAATTGATCTGGACGCCCGCAACCGGGAAAAGGAGGAGCTGGAAAACCTGCGGGCTCAGCTACAGCAGGATATGCAACAGCAGCTCCGGGCCCTCGAAGACCGGGAAAATGAGCGGGAGCAGCGCATTGCCCAGCTGCAGCAGCAGCTTACGGTAGCGCCGGTAGCGCCGGAGGCCCCCGACCTGCAAGCGCAGCTAGCTGCTGAAAAGCGCGAAAAGCAGGTGCTGGAAGCCTCGGTCCAGACGTACCGTACGGACCTGGAGACGCGAAATCAGGAGTTGGGAGCCAAAATTCAGCAACTCGAAAACCTGATTGAGCGGCTGGCTAACTCCCCGGTTACCCCAAGCCCACCGACTACTGCGGCAGCTTCCTCCCCGCCGCCAGCTGCGCCGCTTCCACCAACCGGTTTGCCGGTTGCTACCCCTACCACGTTCCCGGCTCCTGACGAAGTGCCCGCTTCTGCGCCCCCGGTTGCTGCCCATCAAGCACTACCTTCTTCCGCCAACGAGCCTGTTCAACGGGCCCAGTTCGGGCGGCCGGCCAGTGCCCGGCAGTCCCTGGGCGGAGCCTGGGCGCGGTGGTGGCCCGTGGCGCAACGGTGGCTGGCGCAGCAACAAGCCCGGCTTCAGCGGAGCCCGCAGCTAAGAAGACTACCCGCTCTGCCCAAATGGGCCGGATACGCGGCGGGCGGCACGGCCGCGTTGGTACTGGCGGTGGGCGTCACGCGCTGCAACAAACAGGATACTCCCACCACATTTGAGCAACAGGGCCGGGTTGGGCTACTGGCGGCCAACGGTGATACGCTGGTGCCCGCCCGCTATACCAGCATCGGGGAGTTTCGGGAAGGCCGCAGCGTGGTGGAGCAGGATGGCGTATTCGGATTTGTGCAGATTGATGGTCAGGAAGTAGTCAAGCCCGCCTACGATGCGCTGTATCCGTACGCCGACGGCTACGCCCGGGCCCGCGTGGGTGGTCTCTATACCTTTCTCACGGAGCAGGGAGAGGAGTTCAGCACATACTATTTCGCGGCCCGCAACTTCACGGAAGGCTGGGCTGCCGTGCTCGATTATCAGGGCTGGCATTACATCAGCGGGCCGGAAGAACCTGCTGCACCAGTAATTTTCCAGGAGGCTTACTCGTTTGAGCAGGAAGTAGCGCGGGTAAAAACCGGCGGCAAATTCACCTTCATCAGCCCCGATTACTTAGCTGATACCACAGCAGGCGTGGCCCCGTTCGGGCGCTACACCAGCGCCACCGACTTTGATGCGCAGGGTCGGGCCCGGGTAGTGCAGAACGGCCGCACGTTTTTTATTGACCGGAACGGGGCTGAAATCAAGGAGTAA
- a CDS encoding SMP-30/gluconolactonase/LRE family protein, producing the protein MSTSSRPFASAPLRATGLLAAALFAQACSSPSTPATDASGTTAATDSTQATAPVAPANSPLQVVAQFREPQMVGVAVLPDGRVFADFPRWDNNPVNPIAEVMPDGSVKGYPDADWCAWNETVKNEPQKHWICPQSVHADKTGMLWVLDPASPGIKGTVPGGPKLVKIDPKTDKVVQNISIPESVASRKSYLNDVRIDTQNQYAYITESGVGSLVVVDLKSGKARKLLAGHSSMMGDTTLNIKADGKELIDATGKRAQFNADGIALSQDMQYLYWKPLTSYTLFRIKTEALRNPALTDAQLAAQIEDLGKVPASDGMEIDAQNNLYLSAFEDHSIKRRTPAGKIETVVQDPRLEWPDTFAFSGDGKMLYVTTSAIHKTATWNKGIGQQDQPYYIFKMALK; encoded by the coding sequence ATGTCAACTAGTTCCCGGCCCTTCGCCTCCGCGCCTTTGCGCGCTACCGGTTTGCTGGCGGCCGCCCTGTTTGCGCAGGCCTGCTCCTCGCCCTCCACGCCCGCTACCGATGCCAGCGGTACCACCGCTGCCACTGACTCCACGCAGGCTACCGCGCCCGTAGCGCCGGCCAACTCGCCTTTGCAGGTGGTGGCCCAGTTCCGGGAGCCGCAGATGGTGGGCGTGGCCGTGCTGCCCGACGGCCGCGTGTTTGCCGACTTCCCCCGCTGGGACAACAACCCCGTGAACCCCATTGCGGAGGTGATGCCCGATGGCTCGGTGAAAGGCTACCCCGACGCCGACTGGTGCGCCTGGAACGAAACCGTGAAAAACGAGCCCCAGAAACACTGGATCTGCCCCCAGAGCGTGCATGCCGATAAAACCGGCATGCTATGGGTACTCGATCCGGCCTCGCCCGGCATCAAAGGCACCGTGCCCGGCGGCCCTAAGCTGGTCAAGATTGACCCCAAAACCGACAAGGTGGTGCAGAATATCAGCATCCCGGAAAGCGTGGCTTCGCGTAAATCCTACCTCAACGATGTCCGCATCGACACCCAGAACCAATATGCTTACATCACCGAGTCGGGTGTGGGCAGTCTGGTGGTGGTGGACCTGAAGTCGGGCAAGGCGCGCAAACTGCTGGCGGGCCACTCGTCCATGATGGGCGACACCACGCTCAACATCAAGGCCGACGGTAAGGAACTCATTGATGCCACCGGCAAGCGCGCCCAGTTCAACGCCGACGGCATTGCCTTGAGCCAGGATATGCAGTACCTGTACTGGAAGCCCCTGACCAGCTACACCCTGTTCCGCATTAAAACGGAAGCCCTGCGCAACCCCGCCCTCACCGATGCCCAGCTGGCCGCCCAAATTGAGGATCTGGGCAAAGTGCCCGCCTCCGACGGCATGGAAATCGATGCTCAGAACAATCTGTACCTGAGTGCCTTCGAGGATCATTCGATTAAGCGCCGCACGCCGGCCGGCAAAATCGAGACGGTGGTGCAGGACCCGCGCCTGGAGTGGCCTGATACGTTTGCCTTCTCCGGCGACGGCAAAATGCTGTACGTGACCACCTCGGCCATCCACAAAACCGCCACCTGGAACAAGGGTATCGGCCAACAGGACCAACCCTACTACATCTTCAAGATGGCATTGAAGTAG
- a CDS encoding CsbD family protein, producing the protein MDANNNGIDDATELRARGNWNEIKGQTKQKWSNLTDDDLHYEEGKQDEWYGRLQQKTGETIDDIKHWFQRTF; encoded by the coding sequence ATGGACGCTAATAACAACGGCATCGATGACGCAACCGAGTTGCGCGCACGCGGCAACTGGAACGAAATCAAAGGTCAGACTAAACAGAAGTGGAGCAACCTAACCGATGACGACCTGCATTACGAAGAAGGTAAGCAGGACGAGTGGTACGGCCGTCTGCAGCAGAAAACCGGCGAAACTATCGATGATATCAAGCACTGGTTTCAGCGCACTTTCTAA